The Allocoprobacillus halotolerans nucleotide sequence ATATTGTTACAAAAGAAAAATCTTAAAAAATGTTGGCTTAATAAAAAACAGTAAAATACTGGCATTATAAAATGCAATGAGGATTTGATATTAAAAAATTTCGAATCCTTTTTAAAATCCTATGCGAAGAAGTATCTTGTTTCATTCTCCTCATTCTATTTCTTATTCTTCAAACTTATCAGTTTCAAAGCTAATATCGTAAACAAGATTATCATCAATATCAAATATCTTAATTAGAATTTTTATTTGTAGTAATAGGCAACGAGACAATGAGATTATAACAAAAAATAAGGAGCAGAAACTTCTCATAATATTTTAAAGGTATACCCTCGACCCTACAATTATATAAATTACCCAGATGTTCAATCTATCTGTTTTTTTGTCATGTTTAGTAATGACGATATTATAACTCATATCTTATTTTCATGTCACTTAGTGATTCTTTTGCATCCCTAGTCTTTCCTTCTACCTTTTGTTTTTCAGAAATCTCAATATCAGAGTACATTTCTTGATTCATTATTATCTTTTCATATAATTCCATGCTCATTATAACCATATCTACACATCCGTTTTTTGTAACAAATATTGGTTCATCTATTTGGTGACACTTTTCTGAAATATCTGCTGTATTTGCCAACTCACTCATTGTTATACTATATGGCATATTTTACCTTAATAAACAAAAGGCGACTAGTCGCCTTTTTAAATGTTTAGCAGTTGTCTCTGCACTGGAGCAAGTTTTAGATCTTTGCTCCGACCAATTGGATATAGTTTTTTAAGGTTTCCATTTCGACCTATTCTTCACCATTATCTTATCATAAATACTAAAAATATCAACTATTTATCATATGTAAAAAGATAAGCACTATTCTTCGACTTATTATAATTATAAAAATATTGTTTTGATTCCTTGAACTCTCTAGAAATATCTCTTTCATCATAGGATGAATAAACATAATTCTATTTTTTCATTGATTATCTTTTCTTATAATTATAGCTACTATTATAATAAAAACATTCCTACATCAAAAAAATAAAATTTCTTGTCAATGCAAAAAAAGAATCAGTTCGTACAAACCAATTCTATCTTACTTTTAATTTTGTATTTGATTTTACAAATCTACAATCTGAAATAATAACGACTCCATCATCAATCATGTATCCAAAATCAATGCCTTTTATAATAAAATGTCGAATACAATCATCGTTTGCTATTATTGCATACATTTTTGGATTAAGTTTCAAATGACTGATGACTGTTTTTAATTGTTGAGAAAGTTTTATCTTGTTTTCTTTTAAAAATAAGAAAACACTCTTATCAATAACAACTTTCACTTTATAATCCTTCTCTTTCTAGAAGTTCAAGAAACTCTCCATCTGAATATGCTTTTGCTTTTCCTTCTTTTATAAGATGTGCTTTTTCTTCACACTATTTTCAAATTTATACATTTCTTTTTCTACTTCATCATTATATATATCTATAATGATTTGTAAAGTTTTTGTAGGAATCAGCGATACACCATCTAAACTAGGAAAATCATTGATATTTATCTTATCCATATTCATGCCTCCTTATCGTTTTATTATACATCAAATCACAATTTATGTCATTAAGATATATTTTTGACTTTCGCCTTTTTTGCATTCATTTTTTGGGTTATGTCCTGTTTTTTATAGGCATAACTTTTTTCTTGTTTATATATCATCTTTTGTGTTTTTAGCCTCTTTTTGTTATAACTAAAAAAGTGTAATCTGTTTAGTATTTTTAACATCTTTTCAGTTTACATAACTTTTTTTGTGGTATACTATAAGCGGAGTACAAAGAGTAATTTCTATACTTACTCAAAGAGAACTGTTGGCGCAGTTCTCTTTTTTCATGACCTTACGATACCTATTCTTACTTACATAATTCCTTGATTATAAGATGTATGCAAAAACAGATGAGACTTTTCAATTAATAAATTTTTCTTATTTTCATATTAGCAACTTTTGTTATTGAAAACAACATAGATTCATTTTATATACTCATTATCTTCATTAGCTACTTTTTGTCCAATAAAAACGTAAAATCCGTTTTTATTTTCTATATAAAATGATTACACTCGCTATTTTTGAAATTATCCACAGAATTCTCGTTTTTATTTTCTAAAATATATTTCAAAATCTATTTCTTGCATCTAAAAAAGACTACTATAAAAGTAGCCTAAAAGAAAAATCAAATAAAAACAAGCTAATAAAATCAGAAAAAATTTCAGCAAAAAACTCTATAACACTCACACAAATTTGACTTGTTGTTTTCATCAAAGATGATACTTGATTATCAGAAGTATCTTGTAAAGTCACTGGAGATTGTATTTCTTTTTGTAATGAAATATCTTCTTCAAACTGATCTATTTCTCTTTCAAATA carries:
- a CDS encoding type II toxin-antitoxin system Phd/YefM family antitoxin, whose protein sequence is MPYSITMSELANTADISEKCHQIDEPIFVTKNGCVDMVIMSMELYEKIIMNQEMYSDIEISEKQKVEGKTRDAKESLSDMKIRYEL